A portion of the Leptospira kanakyensis genome contains these proteins:
- a CDS encoding ribose-phosphate pyrophosphokinase, whose translation MNPSEVVVFSGNANRPLAEEICKHLGIPNGQISVKRFSDGESSVKIEENVRGRDVFVVQSISYPANDSLMELLLIIDAARRASARRITAVIPYYGYGRQDRKVEPRVPISARMVADLIETVGPDRVLTMDLHADQIQGFFRIPVDHLYFSPVLAEYINSLNMEDLVIVSPDSGGAERARNFGKKVNGSLAIIDKRRPKANESVVMHVIGEIKDKNCLLLDDMIDTGGTIAKAATALYQNGAKSVLCCASHGVLSGEAPAKLNEGNFKQIVLSNSISIPETKKINHLKTLSIAPLFAKAIERIHNEESISSLFS comes from the coding sequence ATGAATCCCAGCGAAGTAGTTGTATTTTCTGGAAATGCAAATAGACCTCTTGCCGAGGAAATTTGTAAACACTTGGGCATTCCGAACGGCCAAATTTCAGTCAAAAGATTTTCCGATGGAGAAAGTTCTGTAAAAATCGAAGAAAACGTACGTGGCCGTGATGTGTTTGTGGTTCAGTCCATAAGCTATCCAGCTAACGACAGCTTGATGGAACTTTTACTCATCATTGATGCTGCAAGAAGAGCATCGGCTCGCCGTATCACCGCAGTCATTCCTTATTATGGATATGGACGCCAAGACAGAAAGGTAGAACCAAGGGTTCCGATTTCTGCTCGTATGGTTGCCGATTTAATCGAAACTGTTGGTCCAGATCGTGTCCTTACAATGGACTTACATGCTGACCAAATCCAAGGATTCTTTCGCATTCCTGTGGATCATTTGTATTTTTCACCAGTCCTTGCTGAGTATATTAACTCTCTCAATATGGAAGACCTCGTGATTGTTTCTCCAGATTCTGGTGGAGCGGAAAGAGCTCGTAACTTTGGTAAAAAAGTAAACGGATCTCTTGCCATCATTGACAAACGCAGACCAAAAGCTAACGAGTCTGTGGTGATGCATGTCATTGGTGAAATCAAAGATAAAAACTGCTTATTACTTGATGATATGATCGATACCGGTGGAACAATTGCGAAAGCGGCCACTGCCCTGTACCAAAATGGAGCAAAATCGGTATTATGTTGTGCATCTCACGGAGTTCTTTCCGGAGAAGCACCGGCCAAATTGAATGAAGGAAACTTCAAACAAATTGTGCTCTCAAATTCTATCAGCATTCCGGAGACCAAAAAAATAAATCACTTGAAAACGCTCTCCATCGCCCCACTCTTTGCTAAAGCCATCGAGCGGATTCATAACGAAGAATCAATCTCTAGTCTGTTTTCATAA
- a CDS encoding sodium:solute symporter family protein — translation MFVSLAPIDYSILFVFIGFMVLIGFLLKKSMNQSSDFLLAGRKIPSWITGIAFISANISALELLGMSASGAEYGFLTFHFYYLGAIPGMIFLGIFMMPFYYSSKIRSVPEYLRFRFNRPAHLLNASITLLSLALGSGIYLYSLSLVFETMFGWNPHVSILFSACIVLVYTYFGGLSSSIYTEVMQFFLTVLGLFPLVIIGLTKLGGWDGLMQKIPNSHKHMWVGLANGQNELGWDLLSVTVGLGFVLSFSYWTCGFTEVQRAMAAKDYRAARRTPLIGAMFKLFLPFLTVIPGLIALTEFSKEMNGEYNKSFLILLKNFYPSGMLGLGTTALLAAFMAGMSSSITAMNTIFTYDIYQTYINQTREDKDYLKIGKLCTMFAVLFAIFASYIAMQFENIMNYIQLLFSFFNAPLIAIFLLGMFWKRASAWSAFYGMLLGTTSGLVHFILYSLGIIDYKSDMVSNFYGAIVSGMVCFLTMVIVSLIEKEDPNKDLHGLVYSDRDQTNPFWDPRILAWGVGLIVLLAGFNIVFA, via the coding sequence ATGTTTGTCTCGCTCGCTCCCATCGATTATTCCATCTTATTTGTTTTTATTGGGTTTATGGTTCTGATTGGGTTTCTTCTTAAGAAATCCATGAACCAATCGAGCGATTTTCTCCTGGCTGGGCGAAAGATACCCAGTTGGATTACGGGGATTGCTTTTATTTCCGCCAATATATCCGCATTGGAACTGCTCGGGATGAGTGCGAGTGGTGCCGAATATGGTTTTTTGACCTTCCATTTTTACTATTTAGGTGCGATCCCCGGTATGATTTTTCTTGGGATCTTTATGATGCCATTTTACTATTCTTCAAAAATCAGAAGTGTACCGGAATATTTACGTTTTAGATTCAATCGACCAGCACATCTTTTGAATGCATCCATCACATTGTTATCGTTAGCACTTGGATCAGGGATTTATCTTTATTCTTTATCCTTGGTGTTTGAAACAATGTTTGGTTGGAATCCTCATGTATCGATTCTTTTTAGTGCCTGTATTGTTTTGGTTTATACATACTTTGGAGGACTTAGTTCTTCGATTTATACAGAGGTGATGCAATTTTTTCTAACCGTTCTTGGTCTTTTTCCTTTAGTGATTATCGGTTTAACAAAGTTAGGTGGATGGGATGGGCTGATGCAAAAAATTCCGAATTCACATAAACATATGTGGGTAGGACTCGCCAATGGACAAAATGAACTCGGCTGGGATTTGTTAAGTGTAACAGTGGGACTTGGTTTTGTATTATCTTTTTCCTATTGGACTTGTGGGTTCACAGAAGTACAAAGAGCAATGGCTGCAAAAGATTATAGGGCTGCAAGAAGAACTCCTCTTATTGGAGCTATGTTTAAATTGTTTTTACCTTTTTTGACCGTCATACCAGGGTTAATTGCCTTAACTGAATTTTCAAAAGAGATGAATGGAGAATATAACAAAAGTTTTTTAATACTGCTAAAGAATTTTTATCCTTCTGGGATGCTCGGTCTTGGAACCACTGCTTTACTTGCCGCATTTATGGCAGGTATGTCTAGCTCCATTACGGCAATGAATACCATCTTTACTTATGATATTTATCAAACCTATATCAATCAAACTAGAGAGGATAAGGATTATTTAAAAATTGGAAAACTTTGTACAATGTTTGCGGTATTGTTTGCTATTTTTGCATCTTACATAGCGATGCAATTTGAAAATATTATGAACTACATCCAGTTATTATTTTCCTTTTTTAATGCTCCGCTAATCGCTATATTTTTACTCGGAATGTTTTGGAAACGTGCTTCTGCTTGGAGTGCCTTCTACGGAATGTTACTGGGAACAACGAGTGGGCTCGTTCATTTTATCCTATATTCATTGGGGATAATCGATTACAAATCGGATATGGTTTCTAACTTTTATGGAGCTATCGTTTCTGGAATGGTTTGTTTTTTAACAATGGTGATTGTTAGTTTGATTGAAAAAGAAGACCCAAATAAAGACTTACACGGTCTCGTTTATTCCGATCGGGATCAAACAAATCCATTTTGGGATCCACGAATTTTAGCCTGGGGGGTTGGACTGATTGTCCTTCTTGCAGGGTTTAATATCGTTTTTGCATAA
- a CDS encoding WYL domain-containing protein, with protein MNPSTARAASKLNLIRLLASHPEGLGLEEIQSVTGHKSIAALKKDLGELYMIEMYPYSPTDAVDLDFDGEKVKIRLPIAVDSALPLSPKEWSLLRSLLIRDTKTEDSKVKKSILNKIDSVIPSGDWSPYQKTKETIIEAINKKKTLTIVYWKRDTQEKETRTLAPWLFWEENDSYLLAYDLKKEGFRSFRLDYILDLNIADSKYPTLPDTAGEFLEGFKQLFGADSENKAIAKLWITDGASYHLGMKLKLTPTGNQKQIGDSNYREFQAPIRDQNWFIQTILGYGTSVFVSEPEEIKTSIQLHLQSVAPSKPNLHSLS; from the coding sequence ATGAATCCATCCACTGCTCGGGCCGCTTCCAAATTAAATTTAATCCGCCTTCTGGCTTCACATCCAGAAGGTCTTGGATTAGAAGAAATCCAAAGCGTAACGGGTCACAAATCAATCGCAGCTCTCAAAAAAGATTTAGGTGAGTTGTATATGATTGAGATGTATCCTTATTCACCAACCGATGCTGTGGATTTAGATTTTGATGGGGAGAAAGTAAAAATCCGACTCCCCATTGCCGTTGATTCCGCACTTCCACTTTCCCCAAAAGAATGGTCTCTCCTTCGTTCTTTGTTAATCAGAGATACAAAAACCGAAGATTCTAAAGTCAAAAAATCAATTTTAAACAAAATAGATTCTGTCATTCCTTCCGGTGATTGGTCTCCCTACCAAAAAACAAAAGAAACCATCATTGAAGCCATTAATAAGAAAAAAACACTAACAATTGTTTACTGGAAAAGAGACACACAAGAGAAAGAAACAAGAACTTTAGCTCCTTGGTTGTTTTGGGAAGAAAATGATTCTTATCTATTGGCTTATGATTTGAAAAAAGAAGGATTCAGGTCATTTCGGTTGGATTATATTTTAGACCTGAACATTGCTGATTCAAAATACCCAACCCTACCTGATACAGCAGGAGAATTCCTAGAAGGATTCAAACAATTGTTTGGTGCCGATTCCGAAAACAAAGCAATTGCAAAACTTTGGATCACGGATGGAGCCTCTTACCATTTGGGAATGAAACTAAAACTTACGCCGACGGGTAACCAAAAACAAATTGGTGATTCTAATTATCGAGAATTCCAAGCTCCCATCAGAGATCAAAATTGGTTCATCCAAACCATTTTAGGATATGGGACTTCTGTTTTTGTTTCAGAACCAGAGGAAATCAAAACTTCCATCCAATTGCACTTACAATCGGTAGCACCCTCAAAACCAAATCTCCATTCGTTATCTTAG
- a CDS encoding 50S ribosomal protein L25/general stress protein Ctc yields MEKISIKAQTRTSKGKGPARRMRVEGLVPANIIGNGEARSASVVEKEIQRLIDSGIRKATLIDLELDGKTERVFVKEIQRFPHTGQIRHIDFFKVTPGKKILTTVAIKTSGVAKGSKAGGQFEHLVHEIKVKSTPEDLTDVITIDVSGLDIGGMIKVSELPHPASWEILVNGDPIVASCSKTKAILAAERAEKAEADAKGKPAAKKAGKK; encoded by the coding sequence ATGGAAAAAATCAGTATCAAAGCACAAACAAGAACTTCTAAAGGAAAAGGTCCTGCAAGAAGAATGCGTGTGGAAGGTTTAGTACCGGCGAACATCATCGGAAACGGTGAAGCAAGATCGGCAAGTGTTGTCGAAAAAGAAATTCAAAGACTCATCGACTCTGGAATCCGTAAGGCAACTCTCATCGACCTCGAACTCGATGGTAAAACAGAAAGAGTTTTCGTAAAAGAAATCCAAAGATTTCCACACACAGGTCAAATCCGTCATATCGACTTCTTTAAAGTAACTCCTGGTAAAAAGATCCTAACAACAGTTGCTATCAAAACATCTGGTGTAGCAAAAGGTTCTAAAGCTGGTGGTCAGTTCGAACACCTCGTTCACGAAATCAAAGTGAAGTCTACTCCAGAAGATTTAACTGACGTAATCACAATTGATGTAAGTGGATTGGATATCGGAGGTATGATTAAAGTTTCCGAACTTCCTCACCCAGCATCTTGGGAAATCCTTGTAAATGGTGATCCGATCGTTGCTTCTTGTAGCAAAACAAAAGCGATCTTAGCTGCAGAACGTGCTGAAAAAGCAGAAGCTGACGCTAAAGGCAAACCAGCAGCGAAAAAAGCTGGAAAGAAATAA
- a CDS encoding type II toxin-antitoxin system VapC family toxin → MQNVALIDSGPILALFNAKDKFHKSILKFLKNYNGQLITSWPVVTEVIYLLSFSNDVQSDFLEWIERGGIHLDDLSIDDLKYIKNRMKKYSDLPMDLADASLMCISEKRGINKIISIDSDFSIYKTLSGKYLQNLFKV, encoded by the coding sequence ATGCAAAACGTAGCTCTCATTGATTCTGGACCAATCCTAGCATTATTTAACGCTAAAGATAAATTTCATAAATCCATCCTCAAATTCCTTAAGAACTATAACGGTCAGTTAATTACTTCATGGCCGGTGGTTACCGAAGTAATTTATCTTCTTTCTTTTTCAAATGATGTACAATCAGATTTTCTTGAGTGGATCGAACGAGGTGGCATTCATTTAGATGATTTGTCAATAGACGATCTCAAATACATCAAAAATAGGATGAAGAAATATTCAGATCTGCCAATGGATTTAGCTGATGCTTCACTTATGTGTATTTCTGAAAAAAGAGGAATTAACAAAATTATAAGCATTGATTCAGACTTTTCTATTTATAAAACATTAAGCGGAAAGTATTTACAAAACCTATTCAAAGTTTAG
- a CDS encoding ACP S-malonyltransferase, giving the protein MTSAKLLTATLQNSQKFFLQFGGQGSPYLKELVKLYAEPELKEFFETSFKTIAEIAARDGKSPLLNEGFDFKSWIENPDGAPSEDYLARAPISVPGIFMTQIANYVLVSKRGYPTVELIKATGAVSGHSQGVIASALVGLGKDGADFLKAYSDFLKFVFYLGFNGQKVYPNFVVSEEVVKENEANGDKNPAPMVAVIGYTKDELEERVKKTNDSLGLKGQDTVFISLYNTPDSMILSALPSSLLAFRKQWKAEMDEKKFKFVYLKTTAPFHCPFMETSLDKFNAEDASVVPFPYTGADLKVPVYSIYDGHNLQKDGNLRDILFKMVLIEPLYWDLAIAPIFNDSAINTIIDFGPSVVSQRLTGGHLKAKNIEKQSLCASNAKELKVILEA; this is encoded by the coding sequence ATGACATCGGCCAAACTCCTTACTGCCACTCTCCAAAATTCACAAAAATTTTTCCTTCAATTTGGAGGACAGGGTTCACCTTATCTAAAAGAACTCGTAAAATTATACGCAGAACCAGAACTCAAAGAATTTTTCGAAACAAGTTTCAAAACCATTGCTGAAATTGCCGCTCGTGATGGCAAAAGTCCCCTTCTCAATGAAGGATTTGATTTCAAATCTTGGATCGAAAATCCAGATGGCGCTCCTTCTGAAGATTATCTAGCGCGCGCACCGATTTCTGTTCCGGGTATCTTTATGACCCAAATTGCCAATTACGTTTTAGTTTCAAAACGTGGTTACCCAACAGTGGAACTCATCAAAGCAACAGGTGCTGTCAGTGGACATAGCCAAGGGGTCATTGCTTCTGCTCTTGTTGGTCTTGGAAAAGATGGAGCTGATTTTTTAAAGGCATATTCTGACTTCTTAAAGTTTGTGTTTTATCTTGGATTTAACGGTCAAAAAGTTTATCCTAACTTTGTTGTTTCGGAAGAAGTAGTCAAAGAAAACGAAGCCAATGGAGATAAAAATCCAGCACCAATGGTTGCGGTGATTGGTTATACAAAAGATGAATTAGAAGAAAGAGTGAAAAAAACAAATGACTCTCTTGGACTCAAAGGACAAGACACAGTTTTCATTTCTCTTTACAACACTCCAGATTCTATGATTCTTTCTGCACTTCCTTCTTCTCTACTTGCATTCCGTAAACAATGGAAAGCAGAGATGGACGAAAAGAAATTTAAGTTTGTATATTTAAAAACAACTGCACCTTTCCATTGCCCATTTATGGAAACATCACTTGATAAATTCAATGCAGAAGATGCATCTGTGGTTCCATTCCCATATACTGGTGCTGATCTAAAAGTTCCTGTATACAGTATCTACGATGGTCACAACTTACAAAAAGATGGAAACCTTCGTGACATCCTTTTTAAGATGGTTCTCATTGAGCCACTTTACTGGGATTTGGCGATTGCTCCTATTTTTAATGACAGTGCCATTAACACGATCATTGATTTTGGACCAAGTGTTGTGAGCCAAAGATTAACTGGTGGACACCTAAAAGCAAAAAACATCGAAAAACAATCATTATGTGCATCAAATGCTAAGGAATTAAAAGTAATTCTAGAAGCATAA
- a CDS encoding 4-(cytidine 5'-diphospho)-2-C-methyl-D-erythritol kinase: protein MTSKFISFGKINIGLFVPYKREDGLHEIRSVFVPISLGDPMDIEVNPLPEGSNSVLHLVSENHLKGYRHSKFEEVSERGDFTRNILYKAFQKLVTYLSHPVSISIHLQKYLPPEGGIGGGSSNAGSFLKELFPLTKLSKEDQISLAKSIGADVPFFLQSSPCFVSGIGEVLEPISVAKGTGILAIPPFGLSTASMYAGLQKSLQKPYGSQVWKSLAEDLIRSLQVGDWAYLQNRLENEFEKIAFQTQPLLKELRLGFFESGAVYASLSGSGSCFYGIYPSDRERDEALRIVSNRFPDMEFRTFSF from the coding sequence ATGACTTCAAAATTCATTTCGTTTGGAAAAATTAACATTGGTTTGTTTGTTCCATACAAAAGAGAGGACGGGCTCCACGAAATTCGTAGTGTTTTTGTTCCCATTAGTTTGGGAGATCCGATGGATATAGAGGTAAACCCTCTACCAGAAGGTTCAAACTCTGTGCTCCATCTCGTTTCCGAAAATCACCTAAAGGGTTATCGACATTCGAAATTCGAAGAAGTTTCCGAAAGAGGAGATTTCACTAGAAACATTCTCTATAAGGCCTTTCAAAAGTTAGTCACTTACCTTTCTCACCCTGTTTCCATTTCCATCCACTTACAAAAGTATCTCCCTCCTGAAGGGGGAATTGGTGGAGGGAGTAGCAATGCTGGGTCTTTTTTAAAGGAACTCTTCCCTTTGACAAAACTTTCCAAGGAAGATCAGATTTCCCTGGCGAAGTCCATCGGGGCCGATGTCCCTTTTTTCCTACAATCCTCTCCTTGTTTTGTGAGTGGGATCGGCGAGGTGCTCGAACCCATTTCTGTAGCCAAGGGAACAGGGATTTTGGCCATCCCTCCCTTCGGACTTTCCACCGCATCTATGTACGCAGGCCTTCAAAAAAGTTTACAAAAACCCTATGGTTCCCAAGTATGGAAATCTCTGGCAGAGGATTTAATTCGAAGTCTTCAAGTCGGGGATTGGGCATACCTGCAAAACAGGCTTGAGAACGAGTTTGAAAAAATCGCTTTTCAGACCCAACCCTTACTAAAGGAATTGAGATTAGGGTTTTTTGAGTCGGGAGCAGTCTATGCTTCTTTATCGGGTTCGGGTTCTTGCTTTTATGGCATTTATCCTTCGGATAGAGAAAGAGACGAAGCCCTTCGCATTGTCTCCAATCGATTTCCCGATATGGAATTTCGAACGTTCTCTTTTTAG
- a CDS encoding M23 family metallopeptidase — translation MNLQNLQVLLKRNWFVANNSFLIFLFTTCLSLLGTGCVSKGYTYQGNPLFGWMESSGEVRATDPYPILKRYPSFQATDFEFPVGGKYAEGYYLAQRFGAENGKFGGRKHLGEDWNAITGGDSDFAAPVYTFGNGVVSEIADYGGGWGKVVRIVHYHNVGNGDFWYLESVYAHLHTIDVEPGQLVKKTEWIGTIGDAGGSYQAHLHFELRSTIGAPLGGGYALKTEGFLPPTRWLMQYGPKDKSFTEDSFQYLIEKGGTL, via the coding sequence ATGAATCTTCAAAACCTTCAAGTTCTTCTAAAAAGAAATTGGTTCGTAGCAAATAACTCTTTTCTTATTTTCCTTTTCACAACCTGTCTATCGCTACTTGGGACAGGTTGTGTCTCAAAAGGTTACACTTACCAAGGAAACCCACTCTTTGGTTGGATGGAATCTTCTGGTGAAGTTCGTGCCACTGACCCCTATCCCATTCTCAAACGATACCCTTCTTTCCAAGCTACCGACTTCGAATTCCCAGTAGGTGGAAAGTATGCAGAAGGTTACTACTTAGCACAAAGGTTTGGAGCCGAAAATGGAAAGTTTGGCGGCCGAAAACATCTAGGGGAAGATTGGAATGCCATCACAGGAGGTGACAGTGATTTTGCTGCTCCCGTATATACTTTTGGTAACGGCGTGGTTTCAGAAATTGCAGACTATGGTGGTGGTTGGGGAAAGGTAGTTCGGATTGTTCACTACCATAATGTAGGAAATGGGGACTTCTGGTATTTAGAATCTGTTTATGCCCATCTACATACCATTGATGTAGAACCGGGACAATTGGTTAAAAAAACAGAATGGATAGGAACCATTGGTGATGCGGGTGGAAGTTATCAGGCGCATTTACATTTCGAACTTCGTTCGACCATTGGCGCACCGTTAGGTGGTGGATATGCTTTAAAAACAGAAGGATTTTTGCCACCAACGCGGTGGCTTATGCAGTATGGACCTAAAGACAAGTCCTTTACAGAAGACAGTTTTCAGTATCTAATTGAAAAGGGAGGAACCCTATAA
- a CDS encoding ribbon-helix-helix protein, CopG family — protein MISLRLPKDLERKLDSFAKSEGKSRSEIVKESILEYIQNRGKTKTPFDLGFDLFGKYDSGKTDLAENRKDYLRQKIEKKHAKRSSH, from the coding sequence ATGATTAGCCTTCGATTACCAAAAGATTTAGAAAGAAAACTAGATTCATTTGCAAAGTCAGAAGGCAAATCCCGATCAGAAATTGTAAAAGAATCAATTCTAGAGTACATCCAAAACCGTGGTAAAACTAAAACTCCCTTTGATTTAGGTTTCGATTTATTTGGAAAATATGATTCGGGAAAAACAGATTTAGCAGAAAATCGAAAAGATTACCTTCGTCAAAAAATTGAGAAGAAACATGCAAAACGTAGCTCTCATTGA
- a CDS encoding sugar phosphate nucleotidyltransferase, with the protein MNLHNTVTAVILAAGKGTRMKSELPKVAVVLNESPLLLHVLRNIESAGIERKVVVVGYRKDIVTDIAKSFPGVEFAEQTEQLGTGHAVLSAETQLAPYTGYTVVACGDAPLISAKSFSELIELHKSNGYSATVLSAKMENPTGYGRIIRSADDGSLLRIVEEKDASAEEKVVNEVNTGTYCFNTEDLFGALKQIGNHNAQKEYYLTDVIKIFRSLGKKVGAKTLANALESHGINSPDDLALAKQYIDKGLVGV; encoded by the coding sequence ATGAACCTACATAATACTGTAACTGCTGTTATTTTGGCGGCGGGGAAAGGAACTCGAATGAAGAGTGAACTTCCCAAGGTTGCGGTTGTACTGAACGAATCTCCACTTTTACTCCACGTTCTTCGTAATATCGAATCCGCCGGCATCGAACGCAAAGTTGTCGTTGTCGGTTACCGCAAAGATATCGTTACCGATATCGCAAAATCATTTCCCGGTGTGGAATTTGCAGAACAAACAGAACAATTGGGAACAGGTCATGCTGTTCTTTCCGCTGAGACACAACTAGCACCTTACACAGGATATACGGTTGTGGCTTGCGGAGATGCACCACTTATCTCTGCAAAATCATTTTCTGAACTCATAGAACTTCATAAATCCAATGGATACTCTGCGACTGTTCTTTCTGCAAAGATGGAAAACCCAACAGGTTATGGTCGTATCATTCGTTCTGCCGATGACGGTAGCCTTCTACGCATTGTAGAAGAAAAAGATGCGAGTGCCGAAGAGAAAGTTGTGAACGAAGTGAATACAGGAACGTATTGTTTCAATACGGAAGATTTGTTTGGTGCTTTGAAACAAATTGGTAATCACAATGCTCAAAAAGAATATTACCTCACAGACGTGATCAAAATTTTTAGATCTTTGGGAAAAAAAGTCGGAGCAAAAACTTTGGCAAATGCGTTGGAAAGCCACGGTATTAATTCTCCTGATGATTTAGCTCTCGCAAAACAATATATAGATAAAGGGTTGGTTGGAGTATGA
- a CDS encoding flavin-containing monooxygenase codes for MALPKVCVIGAGSSGITVIKSLKENGIPFDCYEKGSDVGGNWRYKNDNGLSNIYKSLHINTHRDRMEYRDYPMPTNYADYPNHEPIQNYFLSYVDHFGLRKHIQFKNGIKKAERTEDGIWKITPEKGPVKYYDALVVANGHHWNERWPDPAFPGKFSGQIMHSHSYVDPKTPVNCEGKNVVVLGMGNSAMDISVELSRPGVSKKVFLSARRGAYVIPNYLFGKPLDKLTEYTPHWVPFFIQQTLAHLLIRFGVGKMENFGLPKPDHKFGSAHPTISQDLLVRLGRGDIKPKPVITELKGKKIAFADGTEEDADVLIYCTGYNIKFPFFDEDFLSAPNNYIPLFYKMIKPGINNLFFVGLMQPLGAIMPLAECQGKWISQYLTGNYVLPSKEDMEKAIEEDQVKMKKRYVSSTRHTIQVDYDSFLYEMKEEMATGKKRSAKLGNHLPIEARAEFLSEGRHESSKPSSSSKKKLVRSK; via the coding sequence ATGGCACTTCCTAAAGTTTGCGTAATTGGCGCCGGTTCTTCCGGTATCACAGTCATTAAATCATTAAAGGAAAATGGAATTCCCTTTGATTGTTATGAAAAAGGAAGTGATGTGGGCGGCAACTGGCGTTACAAAAACGACAATGGCCTCAGTAATATTTACAAATCCCTTCATATCAACACACATAGGGATCGTATGGAATACCGCGATTATCCGATGCCAACAAATTATGCGGATTATCCAAACCATGAACCCATTCAAAATTACTTTTTATCCTACGTGGATCACTTTGGGCTTCGTAAACACATCCAATTCAAAAATGGAATCAAAAAAGCAGAGCGAACCGAAGATGGGATTTGGAAGATCACTCCCGAAAAAGGTCCAGTCAAATACTATGACGCGTTAGTTGTCGCCAATGGACACCATTGGAATGAACGTTGGCCTGATCCTGCCTTTCCTGGAAAATTTTCCGGTCAAATCATGCACTCGCATTCCTATGTAGACCCAAAAACACCTGTTAACTGTGAAGGAAAAAACGTAGTCGTTCTTGGTATGGGGAACAGTGCGATGGATATCTCTGTGGAACTTTCTAGACCCGGTGTTTCCAAAAAAGTATTTTTATCAGCAAGACGCGGTGCTTATGTCATTCCTAACTATCTATTTGGAAAACCATTAGATAAATTGACAGAATACACACCACATTGGGTTCCTTTTTTTATCCAACAAACACTCGCTCACCTTCTCATTCGTTTCGGCGTCGGAAAAATGGAAAACTTTGGTTTACCAAAACCAGATCATAAGTTTGGTTCTGCCCACCCCACCATCTCTCAAGATTTACTTGTTAGGCTAGGACGAGGGGATATCAAACCAAAACCAGTCATCACAGAACTCAAAGGTAAAAAAATTGCCTTTGCTGATGGAACAGAAGAAGATGCGGATGTTCTCATTTATTGTACGGGATACAATATCAAGTTTCCATTCTTTGATGAAGACTTTTTATCAGCACCCAATAACTACATTCCTCTGTTCTACAAAATGATCAAACCAGGAATCAATAATTTGTTTTTTGTTGGTCTTATGCAGCCGTTAGGTGCCATTATGCCTCTGGCGGAATGCCAAGGGAAATGGATTTCTCAGTATCTAACGGGAAATTATGTGTTACCATCCAAAGAGGATATGGAAAAAGCCATCGAAGAAGACCAAGTCAAAATGAAAAAAAGGTATGTGAGTAGTACTCGCCATACCATCCAGGTGGATTACGATTCCTTTCTTTATGAGATGAAAGAAGAAATGGCAACCGGTAAAAAAAGATCGGCAAAACTCGGAAACCATTTGCCAATCGAAGCACGAGCGGAATTCCTTTCGGAAGGCCGTCATGAATCTTCAAAACCTTCAAGTTCTTCTAAAAAGAAATTGGTTCGTAGCAAATAA
- a CDS encoding thioredoxin family protein, protein MRKVPSAFFMESKFRFFFSLLLLGFSLTTLSYCSKQSDIILSQYQERLTEAKNLNRKLIVVFGADWCPDCRALDGIFQEPEPKALLSQNFIIFKVDVGRFDKNLSLNDTLGNPIQNGIPALVVIDPSGKILTSTKGGEFSNASKMTKEQVLEYLYRL, encoded by the coding sequence ATGCGGAAGGTTCCTTCCGCTTTTTTTATGGAATCAAAATTCCGATTTTTCTTCTCTCTCCTCCTTCTTGGATTTTCCCTTACCACCCTTTCTTACTGCTCCAAACAAAGTGACATAATACTTTCTCAATACCAAGAGAGATTGACCGAGGCAAAAAACTTAAATCGTAAACTCATTGTGGTTTTCGGTGCCGATTGGTGTCCCGACTGTAGAGCATTAGATGGAATCTTTCAGGAACCAGAACCCAAAGCCCTACTCTCTCAAAATTTTATCATCTTTAAAGTCGATGTGGGCCGCTTCGATAAAAACTTAAGTCTAAACGATACACTTGGGAATCCCATTCAAAACGGAATTCCGGCTCTTGTTGTCATTGACCCGTCAGGTAAAATTCTCACCTCCACCAAAGGAGGAGAATTCTCTAACGCGAGTAAGATGACAAAAGAACAAGTTTTAGAATATTTATACCGTCTTTAG